Genomic window (Cellulosilyticum lentocellum DSM 5427):
ATAATTTACCATTGAAGCTTAGAGATAAACTCAAGGAAAATTATCCTATCCAGTCCCTTAGAATCGTAGAAAAGCTTTGTTCAGAAATAGATGGGACAATAAAATACTTGTTTGAGTTATCAGATTCACATATAATAGAAAGTGTTTTAATGCGTTATAAACATGGTAATTCCGTATGTATTTCTTCTCAGGTAGGATGTCGTATGGGATGCAAGTTTTGTGCATCTACTGTAGAAGGACGTGTTAGAAATCTTTTACCAGCAGAGATGGTAGGGCAAATTTATGCCATTTCCAAAGATACAAATGAACGCGTATCCAATATTGTTATTATGGGAAGTGGAGAACCCTTAGAAGAATTAGGGGTAACCTTAAGATTTGTGGAGCTTATTAATCATCCATCAGGACAAAATATTGGGCAACGTCATATCACTGTATCCACCTGTGGTCTTGTACCAGAAATAAAAGCCTTAGCAGAAGAGAAACTTCAAATTAATTTGGCACTTTCTCTTCATGCCACAACAGATGAGAGGCGCCAAGCAATCATGCCTATTGCTAGAAAATACAGCTTAGAAGAGGTATTGGCAGCTTGTCACTATTTCATTGAAAAAACCAACCGAAGAGTTACATTTGAATACGCATTAATTGAAGGCGAAAATGATAAGGAAGAAGATGCCAGACGTTTAGGTGGCCTTTTAAAAGGGATGCTTTGTCACGTTAATCTCATTCCTGTTAATCAAATAGATGAAAGAAGTTATAAAAGTAGTAAAGCTTCAAGTATTGAAAGGTTTAAAGGTGTTTTAGAGCAGTACGGTGTGCCTACAACATTACGTAGAACATTAGGCGCTGATATAGATGCAGCTTGTGGACAACTACGACGTAGGTATCTTAAAAAGCGAGGTGAATAGCATGCAAGCTATTGGCAAGGTAGACATTGGTAGAAAAAGAGTGCGAAACGAAGATGCCATCTTCGTTTCTAATTCACCTATTGGTATTCTGCCTAATTTATATATTGTGGCAGATGGAATGGGTGGACACAAAGCAGGAAGTATTGCAAGTGGATTAGCTATTTCATCTTTTTGTGAGTATTTAGAAGCACATAAGCATATTGATATAAAGACCCGAGAAGATGTAACTATTTTACTGAAACTAGGAATAAGAAATGCTAATCATGTTATTTATGAAAAGTCAAAGCAAGATGAAGCCTATAATGGCATGGGAACAACAATGACGGTAGCAACTGTCATAGAAGATATTGTCTATTTAGCTCATGTAGGTGACACAAGACTTTATTTAATGAATGAAGGTAGTATTTTTCAAGCCACAACAGATCATTCTTTAGTACAAGAAATGTTAGAGCAAGGTTATATTTCTGAAAATGAGACAAGGGCACATCCACAACGACACATCATTACTCGCGCAGTTGGTACATATGCAAAAGTCAAAATTGATACAGTGATGTTTGATCTAAGTAAAGTTCAGTATATGTTACTTTGTTCAGATGGATTAACATCTATGTTATCAAACGAGGAAATTCATGAGTGTGTACGTCGCAGTAGCGGGGAAGCGGAAGAAATCGTTGATTCACTCATAGAAACAGCAAACGCAAAAGGCGGAATGGATAATATAGCAGTAATTATTGTGAAAAAATAAGAGGTGAAAAAACATGTTAACGCCAGGGACCCTATTGGGAGAACGTTATGAAATCATTGAAAAAATTGGTGCAGGTGGAATGTCTATTGTTTATAAAGCAAAGGACAATAGATTACAACGCTATGTCGCTATTAAAGAGTTAAGAGAAGAGTTCGTACAAGATGAAGAGTTTGTAGCGAAATTTAGAAAAGAAGCACTTTCAGCAGCTAGCCTTTCACATCCTAATATTGTAGGTATTTATGATGTAGGTAGTGATAAGGATTTACATTATATTGTTATGGAATATGTTGAAGGGAAAACATTAAAAGAAGTCATTGCGGAAAAAGGACCATTTCCAGCTAAAACCGTATTAGAGTTAGGCGTGCAAATGGTATCAGCGTTAAAGCATGCCCATAGCAAGAAAATTATTCATCGTGATATTAAACCACAGAATATTTTATTAACCAATGAAGGTGTATTAAAGGTAACAGATTTTGGAATAGCTAAAGCTGTAGATTCATCTACTATTGTTGCCACCGGTAATGCCATTGGTTCTGTTCATTATTTTTCACCTGAACAAGCTAAAGGTAAGTATGTTAATGAGAGTAGTGATCTTTATTCTTGTGGTATTGTACTTTTTGAATTAGCTACTAAGAAGCTGCCTTTTGAAGCAGATTCACATATTTCTATAGCGCTCAAGCACATTAACGAAGAAATTCCTAGACCATCAGAATTCAATAAGGCTATTCCTAAAAATTTGGAGCAACTTATTTTAAAAGCAACAAGCAAAGGTCAAATGGATCGTTATCAAAATGCAGATGAGATGCTTTATGACATGAAAGGGATCTTACAAAATCCTAACTATGAAATTAAAGGCGTAGAAATTACAGAGAAAACTATTTTATTGTCACCAGCGGATACCCAGCTGTTAAGAGAGCAAAGCAAAGAGGTAGAGGCAGACCAAGAGCCTTCTGAAAAAGAGTCTAGTATTTACGAAGAAGAAACCAGTTTTTTGCAAGATGAAGAAGAGGATGAAGAGGTTTCAAAGTTATATAAAATACTAGTGGGAGCAGGGGGTGTTTTCGCCACATTAGCCCTGGTAGTGGCTATTTCCTTAGCATGTATTTTTTGGATTCCTTCTTTAGGCAAAAATATGAATATGGTTTCTGTACCAGATTTAACGAATAAAAGTTTAGAAGAAGCGACACAGCTACTTAAAGAACGCAATTTAAAAATTAAAATTGCAACAGGTAGTGATGAGACGGGAGTCGTTATTAATCAAAATCCGATATCAGGAAAACAAGCTAAGAAAAATTCTATAGTAGAAGTAGAGTTAGCTTCAGATGAGAATCAAGCTCTACCAGAAGGCGAAACTGTAGAATTACTTGATTTTACAGGAGAATATCAAACAGATGTATTAATTAGAATTAAGGAGTTAGGCTTAGATACTAGTGCAGTAGAGATTAGACCACAACCAGATGAAATCGTTGAAATTGGCAAAGTTATTAGTCAAACACCAGCGGGTGGCAGCATGGTTGCCTCAGGAGATCCTATTGTTTTGTACGTTAGTTCAGGTCCAGACAAGAAGATTCAAATGACAACTGTTCCAGATGTTAAAGGAAGAACACCGGAGGAAGCAAGAAGTATTTTATCACAGTCAAATCTTAAATTAGGTAGTGAAAAACCACAAAGTAGTGAGACTGTAGCAGAGGGGCTAATCATTGATCAAGCTTTAGCTGTAGGTACAGAAATTGAAGAAGGCAGCAGTATCAATGTTATCGTAAGTACAGGTCCAGCTACGCCTGAACCATCTCCAGAACCAACACCAAGCCCAGAACCAACACCAACTACTGATCCCAATCAGCCTACAGCACCAACAGAGGTAACAAAAACATATGCATTGTCACTTCCTGTACAAATAGAGGAGGATAAGGAAAGTTATCATGTGGTAGCAGTGCTTACTTTAGCTAGTGGTTCAGATCCGGTTTTCGATGGTGTTGTGACAAAGGATCAATTTCCTATACAGCTTTCTTTAAAAGGTTCAGGTAAAGGTATCCTATCTGTAACGATTGATGGTGAGCCTAAATATGAAGACCCTATTGATTTTAATGAGGTGCAGTAAATGAGACTAGAAGGTACGATTATTAAAGGTATAGCAGGCTTTTACTATGTAGAAGCTAATAAGACTATCTATGAATGTAAAGCAAGAGGTAAATTCAGAAATAAAAACATTATCCCCGTCATAGGGGATAATGTGCTTATTAGCTTGAAAAAGGAAGAAAATTCAAACGATCGTTATTTAGAGGGAACTATAGAAGAAATTCTAGAGCGAAAAAACAGTTTAATTAGACCAGCCGTGGCTAATGTAGATCAGGCCATGGTAGTATTTTCAGTGAGTTATCCTCAGCTTCACATAGATCTTTTGGATCGCTTTTTGCTACACATTGAAAAAGAAGACATCGTCCCTTATATATTACTGAATAAAATAGACGAAGGTAATGAAAATGAATATGCTGAGCTTGTAGAACGCTACACTAAAATAGGCTATGAAGTGATTTGTTTATCAGCGAAAATGAAAATTAACACAGAACTTCTGATGCCTAAGCTACAGAATAAAACAACTGTTTTCGCAGGACCATCAGGTGTTGGAAAATCTACACTTATTAATACTATAGAAGAGAATTTGAAATTAGAAACAGGAGAGGTAAGTGATAAGATAAAAAGAGGTAAACATACCACAAGACATGTAGAGCTTATCCCATTAAGTGAAGGTGGCTTTGTACTAGATACACCAGGATTTACTTCATTACAATTAGAGGGTATGGAAGCGGATCAGCTTCAATACTATTTTCCAGAGTTTGATGCTTTCTTAGGCTCATGTAAGTTTAGAGGATGTACCCATTTACATGAACCGGGATGTGAGGTCATTAAAGCTTTAGAAAAGGGAGAAATATATGAGGAGCGCTATGAAGCATATGCAGCGTACTACAAACAATTAAAAGAGATAAGGAGATGGTAATGTGATTCATTTGAGTCCTTCAATACTTGCAGCGGATTTTGCTAATTTGCAGAAGGAGATAGAGAGTGTACAAGAGGGAGGCGCTACTTATATCCATGTGGATGTTATGGATGGTGCTTTCGTTCCTAATATTTCATTAGGTGCACCTGTAGCTAAAAGTATTCGCCCTCATATTAAGGGAGTAATGGATGTCCATTTAATGATTGAGGCACCAGAACGTTATTTAGAAGATTTTAAGGTGGCAGGTGCAGATATATTAACAGTTCATCTTGAAGCAACTCATCATATTCATAGAGTTGTTCAACGTATTCATGATTTAGGAATGAAAGCTGGGATTTCACTTAATCCAGGAACACCTGTAAGTTTATTAGAACCCATTATAGAGGATATTGATTTAGTGCTGATTATGTCCGTTAACCCAGGCTTTGGTGGTCAAAAATTTATTCCTTATTCACTAGAGAAATTGATGCAAGTTAAAGCTCTAGCACAAAAACATAATCGATTGGATTTACTTATTGAGGTAGATGGTGGTGTAACAATGGATAATGCAGAGGCAATTATTAAAGCAGGTGCTAATGTACTGGTGGCTGGTTCATCTGTATTTGATGGTAAAGCAGCTACGGCAAATGCAAAGGCTTTTGTAAAACTTTTTGAAAGCTGCTAAGCCCTATGAAAGTACTTATTTTAACAAATGGAGAATATGGAGACTATAGTTTTTGTCAAGAGGAAAGTCACTATGACCGAGTTATTTGTGCAGATCGTGGTATATGTCATGCTAGAGCATTAGGAATCACACCAGATTTAATAGTCGGAGATTTTGACAGTGGAAGTGAAGAGGACTTAACTTATTTTGAGAGTCAGGGCATTCGTGTGTTGCGTTTTAAACCTGAAAAAGATGAAACAGATACAGAAATTGCAGTTCAGCAAGCTATTGAAATGGGTGCAAAAGAAGTGGATATATATGGTGGGTTAGGAAGTAGATTAGATCATAGCCTAGCTAATATTCATCTTTTATACCCTCTATTAAAAAGAGGAATAAGTGGACGTTTGTTAAATCCCAATAATAGTGTATCTTTAGCGATGCATCAGTGCATCATTAAAGGGGAAAAAGGAGATTTGGTAAGTCTTATTCCTTTTGCGGGTGATGTAGAAGGGGTGACAACAACAGGACTGGCTTATGCGCTTCACAATGCTACTATACCTATAGGGACAAGTCTTGGAATTAGCAACTATTTACTAGGTCAGGTAGCAGAAGTAACAATGAAAAAAGGTGTTTTGATAGTCATTAAAGCAAATGATTAAAATTTAAGTCATAGAGAATAGATTTTAGAAATATGATAAAAATAAAAGCGATTACCGAAAGGTAATCGCTTTATTTATAGCAAGCTTGTAACTACGCACGTGCTACTAAGTTTGAACGTAAGCAACGTGTACAAACATTCATAGTTTTAACAGCTCCGTTTTGGTTAACTCTAACTTTTCTAACATTAGACTTCCACATTTTGTTAGATCTTCTATGAGAGTGGCTCACTTTAATACCAAAATGTACGTCTTTTGAACAAATTTCGCATTTTGCCAATTTGAACACCTCCTTGTCTTAAATCCGTGACATAACAAGGGTTATTGTAACAGATAATAGGACATATTGCAAGTAGTAGGACGTTTAATTTTTTGGAAAAATTCACTTTCCGATGATTTGGATGTATAAAGGCTT
Coding sequences:
- the rpe gene encoding ribulose-phosphate 3-epimerase; its protein translation is MIHLSPSILAADFANLQKEIESVQEGGATYIHVDVMDGAFVPNISLGAPVAKSIRPHIKGVMDVHLMIEAPERYLEDFKVAGADILTVHLEATHHIHRVVQRIHDLGMKAGISLNPGTPVSLLEPIIEDIDLVLIMSVNPGFGGQKFIPYSLEKLMQVKALAQKHNRLDLLIEVDGGVTMDNAEAIIKAGANVLVAGSSVFDGKAATANAKAFVKLFESC
- a CDS encoding thiamine diphosphokinase, whose protein sequence is MKVLILTNGEYGDYSFCQEESHYDRVICADRGICHARALGITPDLIVGDFDSGSEEDLTYFESQGIRVLRFKPEKDETDTEIAVQQAIEMGAKEVDIYGGLGSRLDHSLANIHLLYPLLKRGISGRLLNPNNSVSLAMHQCIIKGEKGDLVSLIPFAGDVEGVTTTGLAYALHNATIPIGTSLGISNYLLGQVAEVTMKKGVLIVIKAND
- the rsgA gene encoding ribosome small subunit-dependent GTPase A produces the protein MRLEGTIIKGIAGFYYVEANKTIYECKARGKFRNKNIIPVIGDNVLISLKKEENSNDRYLEGTIEEILERKNSLIRPAVANVDQAMVVFSVSYPQLHIDLLDRFLLHIEKEDIVPYILLNKIDEGNENEYAELVERYTKIGYEVICLSAKMKINTELLMPKLQNKTTVFAGPSGVGKSTLINTIEENLKLETGEVSDKIKRGKHTTRHVELIPLSEGGFVLDTPGFTSLQLEGMEADQLQYYFPEFDAFLGSCKFRGCTHLHEPGCEVIKALEKGEIYEERYEAYAAYYKQLKEIRRW
- the pknB gene encoding Stk1 family PASTA domain-containing Ser/Thr kinase; translation: MLTPGTLLGERYEIIEKIGAGGMSIVYKAKDNRLQRYVAIKELREEFVQDEEFVAKFRKEALSAASLSHPNIVGIYDVGSDKDLHYIVMEYVEGKTLKEVIAEKGPFPAKTVLELGVQMVSALKHAHSKKIIHRDIKPQNILLTNEGVLKVTDFGIAKAVDSSTIVATGNAIGSVHYFSPEQAKGKYVNESSDLYSCGIVLFELATKKLPFEADSHISIALKHINEEIPRPSEFNKAIPKNLEQLILKATSKGQMDRYQNADEMLYDMKGILQNPNYEIKGVEITEKTILLSPADTQLLREQSKEVEADQEPSEKESSIYEEETSFLQDEEEDEEVSKLYKILVGAGGVFATLALVVAISLACIFWIPSLGKNMNMVSVPDLTNKSLEEATQLLKERNLKIKIATGSDETGVVINQNPISGKQAKKNSIVEVELASDENQALPEGETVELLDFTGEYQTDVLIRIKELGLDTSAVEIRPQPDEIVEIGKVISQTPAGGSMVASGDPIVLYVSSGPDKKIQMTTVPDVKGRTPEEARSILSQSNLKLGSEKPQSSETVAEGLIIDQALAVGTEIEEGSSINVIVSTGPATPEPSPEPTPSPEPTPTTDPNQPTAPTEVTKTYALSLPVQIEEDKESYHVVAVLTLASGSDPVFDGVVTKDQFPIQLSLKGSGKGILSVTIDGEPKYEDPIDFNEVQ
- the rlmN gene encoding 23S rRNA (adenine(2503)-C(2))-methyltransferase RlmN; amino-acid sequence: MNEILNHTIAELEEIILAYGESKFRAKQLFEWFHKKMVWDYDEMNNLPLKLRDKLKENYPIQSLRIVEKLCSEIDGTIKYLFELSDSHIIESVLMRYKHGNSVCISSQVGCRMGCKFCASTVEGRVRNLLPAEMVGQIYAISKDTNERVSNIVIMGSGEPLEELGVTLRFVELINHPSGQNIGQRHITVSTCGLVPEIKALAEEKLQINLALSLHATTDERRQAIMPIARKYSLEEVLAACHYFIEKTNRRVTFEYALIEGENDKEEDARRLGGLLKGMLCHVNLIPVNQIDERSYKSSKASSIERFKGVLEQYGVPTTLRRTLGADIDAACGQLRRRYLKKRGE
- the rpmB gene encoding 50S ribosomal protein L28 — its product is MAKCEICSKDVHFGIKVSHSHRRSNKMWKSNVRKVRVNQNGAVKTMNVCTRCLRSNLVARA
- a CDS encoding Stp1/IreP family PP2C-type Ser/Thr phosphatase, with the translated sequence MQAIGKVDIGRKRVRNEDAIFVSNSPIGILPNLYIVADGMGGHKAGSIASGLAISSFCEYLEAHKHIDIKTREDVTILLKLGIRNANHVIYEKSKQDEAYNGMGTTMTVATVIEDIVYLAHVGDTRLYLMNEGSIFQATTDHSLVQEMLEQGYISENETRAHPQRHIITRAVGTYAKVKIDTVMFDLSKVQYMLLCSDGLTSMLSNEEIHECVRRSSGEAEEIVDSLIETANAKGGMDNIAVIIVKK